ttcacggtgggaaccaggcatgtagagtgcatctgttcaccttttctgcgtcgcacaaagacacagtggttggaaccaaagatctcaaatttggactcatcagagcaaagcacagatttccactggtctaatgtccattccttgtgttctttagcccaaacaagtctcttctgcttgttgactgtccttagcagtggtttcctagcagttattttaccatgaaggcctgctgcacaaagtctcctcttaacagttgttgtagagatgtgtctgctgctagaactctgtgtggcattgacctggtctctaatctgagctgctgttaacctgcgatttctgaggctggtgactcggataaacttatcctcagaagcagaggtgactcttggtcttcctttcctggggcggtcctcatgtgagccagtttctttgtagcgcttgatggtttctgcaactgcacttggggacactttcaaagttttcccaatttttcggactgactggccttcatttcttaaagtaattatggccacttatttttctttacttaggtgcttttacttgccataatacaaattctagtagtctattcagtaggactatcagctgtgtatccaccagacttctgctcaacacaactgatggtcccaaccccatttataaggcaaaaaatctcacctattaaacttgacagggcacacctgtgaagtgaaaaccatttccggtgactacctcttgaagctcatcaagagaatgccaagagtgtgcaaagcagtcttccaagccaaaggtggctactttgaagaacctagaatataagacatattttcagttgtttcacacttttttttattaaaaatggtATACGGACATACAAAGTGGAAGTGTGAAGAAGGCCAGAAGTGAATATACCCCTACTGTAAATATGGATATAGTTTGAAGGTACTAAGGAAAATGATGACACTAACAAGTTTCTATGTTTTTGCTTTCTTTAGACAGTGACAACTGTATTAAATGTCCAAGTGATGAATGGCCAAATGAGAAAAGAGACCAATGTCAGCCAAAGATAATAGAATTTATTTCTTATCAAAATGACACAATTGCTGCTGTTTTTTCATTCCTCTCAGTTTTTGGTTGTCTCGTCACTAGTTTGATATTTGGAATATTCATTTCTTATAGAGACACCCCCATTGTTAAAGCCAATAACCAGAACCTGAGTTACCTTCTACTCGTCTCCATCATTCTCAGCTTCCTCTCTGTTTTCTTGTTTCTTGGTTGTCCAATTAATGTGACTTGCAGACTTCGCGAGACCACTTTTGGAATCACTTTCTCTCTAGCCATCTCTTCCCTTCTCGCCAAGACTCTCATTGTTTATGTCGCTTTTAAATCCACCAAACCTGGAAGGGCTTGGAGAAAATTGTTGGGTGTGAAACTGCCCTATTCTATCGTTTTGTTGGGTTCATCAATCCAAGCTGTTATCTGTGTTATCTGGCTATCAATCTCTCCCCCTTTCAAGGATCTGGACACTCAATCTTATCAGGGAAAGATTATCATTCAGTGTAATGAAGGTTCAATTATTGGGTTCTATTCTGTATTAGGCTATATGGGGCTCCTGGCAGCTGTGAGCTTCGTTCTGGCTTTCATGGTGAGGACATTACCAGACACTTTTAACGAGGCCAAGTACATCACCTTCAGCATGCTGGTGTTCATAAGTGTCTGGATCGCCATGATCCCAGCTTATCTGAGCACCAAGGGGAAATATACTGTGGCTGTGGAGATTTTCGCTGTTCTAGCTTCCAGCTGTGGACTTTTAGTTTGCGTCTTTTTCCCTAAATGTTATATTATCTTATTTAAATCTGAAATGAATACAAAAACTGCCCTGCTTTGTAAGAATAAAAAATAGTGTTCTCAAAATTGTATAGCAATTAGAAAATAATATAACTTGCGTAATACCATTTAGAGGGAAATCACATCGTATAAAATAACGTatgtaaatgaataaataaatatgcAAATATATATGCCAAGTATTAAAGCATTTTATTGTGACAATTTCCTTACCTGGGAACATCTTAAGGTGACATGCATAACTTCTATCTTAAAGAACTTTTAAATCAGTTATTTGTCATTTAGATTTTTTGTGTAAATTTTAAAGGAATTTCATACGAgctcatatatttatttattttcttagttGAACCGGCTGTATGCAATGAGACAAGATTAAGGTTGTCGTCAATTAATTTGCTCATATTATCCGCGATCAAGAGAAAATAATCATTGAAAAACAAATTAATAATATCGAACTTCTCATCAGACCAACTGACAAGGGTGGTGGTGTGGTTGTCTTAATGAGTAACTCAACATGTTTATTCTCCAAAACACTATTTGTCAGAGACTTAGTTTTgaccctatgtttttttttttttttttttaaataatctcgCTACTTCTAAGGGAAAATTTATTATGTGGTGTTCTCACTGATAAATTAGTGAATAATATATTTGTGGAATTAGCTGTGGTATCAGCATATCACCCCAGAATACACAAAGGTTATTTCCCTCTACCCTCAGACCACTAATTGTGAGTATTAATAGTGTAAGGGAATAACTTAGTTCCTGGGTGGATGTGTATTTGTAGTGTTTTGGTCAGAGATCTACCAGGATATGTTAGGAACACAAAATATATTCTATCCATATAGGATGGTATTGATTTTATCAATGTCATGAAGTTTCACTTACCCTTCTATCTGTCCTACTCACGCACTTCAGGTATTATCTTACCATCTAGACATGTACATCGCTtatttatagtgatgagcgaacgtgctcgccactgctcgttactcgcccgagtatcactatgctcggtgtactcggcgagcactgagcatttccgggattactcggcagtagctggtgtctccacccagcatttttggcggactttagagaccccatCATGGTGTAGGGATTATCTGCCATGCCATAAAACGCCGCAGTCATCTttattgtggtcgtgcagtgatttgcTTGGCCacacatcccgagtataagagaccaagcgcacatatttgccagtgtggtatttccgtgacagccctcaaatatctgagtgctccaagttttggcattttaggccattttgcccCTGTTTTTGCTGTCTTtttctctaattatatacagcactatttggcatttaaaaaaaaaaatacaggccacatatttgccagtttgGTATTTCCGTAACAGCTTTCATATATCTGCGaggtccaagtttgggcattgtaggccggtggacccctttttttgctctcTGATACTCTaaatctatacagcactattttgcttcaaaaaatagaaaaaagccacagatttgccagtgtggtatttccgtgagagcccgcATATATCTGCAAGCTCCAAGTTTGGTAATtctaggccggtggaccccttttttgctgtctgatactctataaTTCTATACAtctgcaggggtagcaaaacaaccagcttgaccaccaccagcatgatcaggcacatggcagcaaagcaccagattttgtgggccgaaccccatgctccaggaacactgtctgcaggtgacacaactgcttcttccactgttttgcgtagaagccaatccccaatcCACCATGCATGTGGAGATGCctttagccctgcacctgttgttgcccacagtcatgaAGCACCATCAACAAGCCCGTCCACATCTATGTCCCAGCAGAGCCTTCAGTTGTCTTTACCTCAGTTATTGGAATGCaaacggaaatacccagccaatgtcacacaggccacagtcctaaattctaacatttctcttctgcttgcgctcgaaatgttaccttttaggctcgttgagatagaagctttctgcaacctgatggcggccatcccaaggtactcagtctttagtagccactatttctcctggtgtgccgcaTTACCAATGCACTCAatgatgctgttactgggaaagtccacctaaccacagacaactGAACacatgcttgtggccagggatggtacatctcactgacggcacactgggttaacatagtggaagccgggacccagtcggaccttgggatggaacacatccacaTCACACCAATGattgcaggccctacatcaatcagggttgcccccacagtctacagctcctgcacctcctcctcgtcCTACTCTTCagtctccatctctgaaatcaacacatcagtcagaagctgaaagcactgcagcacttcctcagccaagcagcaacaggctgtgctgaagctaatctacataggtgacaaactgcacaatgcagaagagttgtggacagcgctgaaagatcaatcagatatttggatgacaccgctgaacctacagacaggcatggtcgtgtgtgacaatggccataacctggtggggctctgagacaaggtgagctcacacatgtaccttgcctggcccatgtgcttaacctcgtggttcaacattttctgaaaagctacctggagctgccggacctgctagtgaaagtacgccgtctctctgcccattttagaaagtaagcTATAGCTTCAGCCactcttgccatgcttcagcagcatttgcagcttccggctcaccaactggtgtgtgatgtccccaggggttggaactctatgctgcatatgttggaaagtatttgtgaacagaagagggcagttgttgactgccaacatcaacaaggccatcgatatttagttcagactccagacataagacctcaggagtggacattaatgtgagacatatgtaccatcctacaaaactttgagaactgcaccaagatggtgagcggcaataacgccataattagcatcaccaccccgcttctcagcattctgaagacctctctgctcacaattaaagacgatgcattgcaggcagagcacgaggacatggaccaaggaaccatacagggggaatacactcagcccagcctcatgtcttcccagc
This region of Ranitomeya imitator isolate aRanImi1 chromosome 1, aRanImi1.pri, whole genome shotgun sequence genomic DNA includes:
- the LOC138657564 gene encoding vomeronasal type-2 receptor 26-like, with the protein product MSANLPPVFANNVLHSSFLQLRHYLKLLEYSYDSVNSLPYFNEYGEIVHQYEIINWFYQENLLTVNAHVGNFTPWALDGQQLHMDAKALTWKNTTEVPVSRCSDICLPGSRKIPANIVHTCCYDCVPCSEGEISNITDSDNCIKCPSDEWPNEKRDQCQPKIIEFISYQNDTIAAVFSFLSVFGCLVTSLIFGIFISYRDTPIVKANNQNLSYLLLVSIILSFLSVFLFLGCPINVTCRLRETTFGITFSLAISSLLAKTLIVYVAFKSTKPGRAWRKLLGVKLPYSIVLLGSSIQAVICVIWLSISPPFKDLDTQSYQGKIIIQCNEGSIIGFYSVLGYMGLLAAVSFVLAFMVRTLPDTFNEAKYITFSMLVFISVWIAMIPAYLSTKGKYTVAVEIFAVLASSCGLLVCVFFPKCYIILFKSEMNTKTALLCKNKK